The proteins below come from a single Pseudochaenichthys georgianus chromosome 14, fPseGeo1.2, whole genome shotgun sequence genomic window:
- the LOC117458146 gene encoding 5-hydroxytryptamine receptor 3A-like, protein MRASSAWTALILLFIQGATRACTVKKSGSSTGRFANATLVRLSEFLSAGYKKGVRPVKDWRTSTIVAIDLMVYSILNVDEKNQVLTTYVWYRQSWTDEFLVWNPEDFDEVKQVSLPTANVWVPDILINEFVDVGKSPDIPYVYVTHDGLVRNYKPIQVVTACTLNIYNFPFDVQKCSLTFQSWLHTIDDINITLMRSPEELREDKSVFMNQGEWELLHILSNYKIFSVDNDDYYAEMKFHVVIRRRPLFYTVNLLLPSMFLMVMDIVGFYLPPDSGERVSFKITLLLGYSVFLIIVSDTLPATAIGTPLIGVYFVVCMALLVISLTETVLIVRLVHKQDLQPPVPPWLKYLILERAPVLFCIHRKPRLCSNLTSQPPDLELYKESSYGTAQCPLHHTCELGRRRSHLDREGGGSLEGVLLGLGRPLPRDPTPPVMDNILQEVTAIRHFLEKRDRCREVAKEWLQVGYVLDVLLFRVYLVAVVAYSITLGTLWSVWQVA, encoded by the exons ATGAGAGCCTCATCAGCGTGGACCGCACTCATTTTACTCTTTATTCAAGGAGCGACCAGAGCCTGCACAG TGAAGAAGTCGGGCAGCAGCACGGGGAGGTTTGCTAACGCCACCTTGGTGCGTCTCTCGGAGTTTCTGAGTGCCGGCTATAAGAAGGGAGTGAGACCGGTGAAGGACTGGAGGACGTCCACCATCGTGGCCATCGACCTCATGGTGTACTCCATCCTCAATGTG GACGAGAAGAACCAGGTTTTGACAACGTATGTGTGGTACAGGCAG TCATGGACGGATGAATTCCTGGTGTGGAACCCGGAGGATTTTGATGAAGTGAAACAGGTTTCTTTACCTACGGCTAACGTGTGGGTGCCGGACATCCTCATCAATGAGTT TGTGGATGTGGGGAAGTCTCCGGACATACCGTACGTCTATGTGACCCACGATGGACTGGTGCGAAACTACAAGCCCATCCAGGTGGTGACGGCCTGCACGCTCAACATCTACAACTTCCCGTTCGATGTGCAGAAATGCAGCCTCACCTTCCAGAGCTGGCTGCACACCA TCGACGACATCAACATCACGCTGATGCGAAGCCCCGAGGAGCTCAGGGAGGACAAGAGTGTGTTCATGAACCAGGGAGAGTGGGAGCTGCTGCACATTCTGTCCAACTACAAGATCTTCAGTGTGGACAACGACGACTACTACGCTGAGATGAAGTTCCAC GTGGTGATCCGCCGGCGGCCATTGTTCTACACGGTGAACCTGCTGCTGCCCAGTATGTTCCTGATGGTCATGGACATCGTGGGTTTCTACCTGCCTCCAGACAGCGGGGAGAGGGTTTCCTTTAAGATCACTCTGCTGCTGGGGTACTCTGTGTTCCTCATCATCGTGTCCGACACCCTACCTGCCACCGCCATAGGAACCCCGCTCATAG GTGTGTACTTCGTGGTGTGCATGGCCCTGCTGGTGATCAGCCTGACAGAGACCGTATTGATCGTGCGTCTGGTCCACAAACAGGACCTGCAGCCCCCCGTCCCGCCCTGGCTGAAGTACCTGATCCTGGAGCGGGCCCCCGTGCTGTTCTGCATCCACAGGAAGCCCCGCCTCTGCTCCAATCTGACCTCACAGCCCCCCGACCTGGAGCTCTACAaggagagcagctacggcaccg CTCAGTGCCCTCTGCACCACACCTGTGAGCTGGGCCGCAGACGCAGCCACCtggacagagaggggggggggtctctGGAGGGGGTGCTGCTGGGCCTCGGCCGCCCCCTCCCCAGAGACCCCACCCCGCCCGTCATGGACAACATCCTACAAGAGGTGACGGCCATACGCCACTTCCTGGAGAAGAGGGACCGGTGCAGGGAGGTGGCCAAAGAGTGGCTGCAGGTGGGCTACGTGCTGGACGTGCTGCTCTTCAGGGTCTACCTGGTGGCCGTGGTGGCCTACAGCATCACTCTGGGAACCCTGTGGTCCGTGTGGCAGGTGGCCTga